The genomic stretch CCATTTCACTTGAAACATCTAATTCATCACTTTTAGCTGCAACATTTATTTTATTTGCTAAATTTTCTACTACATATCTATCTTCACTAATATTTTTTACATTCTTAATAACATATTCATTTGGTAATAAATACTTAGCACGTACTTTAGCTTTTTCATAAGAACTCTTATACATATCAAGATAAATCTTATTTAAATTAGAAACTGAATAAGAAATATTTCCATCTAAATCAATATTATTCTTTTGAGCTATAGCAACTAATAAATTTATTTTTTCAAGATTTCTTAATTTAATAGAAAAGTTAGTAGACACTTCATATTTATCTTCTCTATTTTCTTCTACAATTTCTATAGTTTCTATAAATTTAAAATTAAAATCTCTATTTAAGAGTTTTTTCAATTCATTTACTTTAGCATATATATCTTTAAGATTTGTGTCTTTACTATTACTTTCTTTACTAATAGTAAATTCTATCACATTTTTATTTATCTTATATGATATTTCACCTATTTTTTCTAAAGCTTCTATTACAATTGAAGCCTCATTTGGATTAACATTTAATGTAAAATTCATATTAGTTGTATACTTTAATTTTTTATTTTTAATTTCTATAGTCTCAGAAATTTTACTATATCTATAATTATCTGTACTTACACTATCAAAAACAATTCCATTTTCTTTTAATTCCTTAAAAAATGAGTCCATTGAATTACTATTTTGTTTTTGAGCATATTTCATGTCCTTATCTTTATTTTTAACTAAAAAATTTATTTTAGCAGTATCTGCTTTTATTTCTACAGTAGATTCTGCATTAGTTTTAATACTCATCTCATTTGCTAATAAGTTAATACCTCCTATTAAAGATAGCATTAAAAATATTTTTTTCATATATCTTCTCCAATTCTTTATTTAAATATACATTAATTATATTCTATATTTCTTTTTTTTTAATTTGAATTTTTTATAAACAATTCTTTGTGTCAAATTATATTATCTCCCATCTTAAATATGGGCAACATAATAGAAAAAATAATGATAGAAATAAAGAAGGCAATTAAAATAATAGATAAAGGTTCTATGATTTTAATAAACATTTTTGATTCTACTGTAATTTTTTCCATGTATATTTTTTTTAAATATTCGAAGTTTTTTTTAAGATTTCCTGTTCTTTCTCCTATCTCTATAAAAGAAACATATTCTTCATTAAATATAGGGCATGAATAGAAAGTTTTATGTATATTAACACCCTTACTTAGTTTTACACTTATTTTTTTATATTCTCTCCTTAAGTATGTATTATCAATATCAACATTATAATTTAGTGCTTCAACTAAATCTAAGCCCGATAAAAGTAATATGTATATATTTTGTGAAAATTCCAATAAATACTTATTTTTAAAATATGGTATGTATAAAACATATTTATCTATCTCTTCTTTAAATTTTTTCTTAATAAGTAATAATAAAAAAATAATAGAAATCAAGAAAAATATAATATAGATATATTCATTAAAAATTAGTTCACTTAAATATATTACTATTTTTGTTATTTTAGGTAATTCTGCATTCATTTCCTTATATATCTCAACAAATTGAGGTACTATAAATATTAGCATTACTAAAAGAATAATAACTGATAATAATAAAATCATAATAGGGTATATCAGTATATTTAAAGTTTCTTTTTTTAAATTATCCTCAAATTCATATTTTTCTTTTAATATTTTAAGAACTTCTTTTAAATTTCCACTTTTTTCTGCTATTTTCATAAACATTTTAAGTTCTTTATCTGTACTCAATTCAGAAAATGATCTAACCAAACTATTACCTGATTCTAATAATTTTTTTATTTTAATTATTTTCTGTTTTTCACTATCTTTAAATATATTTATGAGTATATTTAAGGCTTCTATTAATTCTACATCTGCACTTACTAAACTTTCTAATTTTATTATAAAATACTGTTTAAATTTCATATTATTCTATTATCCTTGATTCTATTTCTATATATAAACTTCTTTTTTCTTTACTATTATTTCTTTTCTTAAAAAAAGTCCCAAATATAGGAATCTCTGATAACCCTGTAACACCATTTTGATATATTTTGTATCCCTGGCTTTCAATTCCACCTATAAATATACTTTCATTATTCTTTACTATCATTTCTGTTTCCAGTATGTTTTGTGACTTGCCATTACTTGATTTAGTTCCTAACTTAAAATTACTTATTTCAGTATATATCTCCATTTGTATATACTCATTATATGACTTATATACTATTTTAGGTTTAACTTTAATAATAATACCTGCTTCATAACTTTTAATACCTTTATTTTCTTTATTACCAAAATTAATTATCATCTCATCAGTAATTTTAAGTTCTCCACTTGAGCCTTCTACAACTAAAATTGATGGTGTAGATTTCACACTTAATTCCCCTTTTTCTTTTAAAGCATCTATATTTATATCTAAAATATTACCTCCTATATTTAATAGACTACCTAAGGATAATTTATTATCTAAAAATTCTGCTATATATCCATTTTCCCCCTTAGCAGATCCCAATTTCCAGTTAAAACCTAATCTATCAAATAAGTTATAACTAGTATCTATAATATTTAACTTAATAAGTACTTGTCTTTTTTTTCTGTCTATCTTATGTAATATTTCTTTCAATTTCAATATATTTTCTTTATTACCAACCATAATTATAGAATTATCAAGTTCCCTTAACTCCAAATCAAATAAACCATTTAAATTTTTTATAGTATCTTTTGTATTTAAATTCTGTAATCTGTATTCTGAAATTATTTTATTATCTTTAGGTTTAGATTTATTTACATGTTTTTCTACCTTTTCTATACTTATACTTTTAGCTTTCTTCATATCCTCATCTTTAATATATTTATTTTTAGGAAATACAATACTTATAACCAATAAAAGTATAATTAACTTTTTCAAGTTTTTTCCTCCTTTAAATATCCTATACTAATTTCAAAATTATCTTCATATATATGTATGTCTGTATAAGTAGTATCAATATACAAACTTGTATTATATACATAGTACATAAACTCATAAAAAGATTTAAAATCTCCAACAAATCTAAAAGTTATATATTGAAGCGTAGTCTTATTGTCTTTTAATTTTTCTACAGGACTTGAACTATCAATTAATTTTAGTTTTGATTCATTTGAAAGTACATATATCATTTTAATAAATTCTTCCCCTACTATATATTTATCGTTAAAATCAATTTCATAATTTTCTTTTACATTAATTCTATTTTCTAATTTTTCATAATTATTATTAAGTTCTGATATTTCTAATAAAATACTATCATTTCTTTGTTTAAGTTCATTATAGCTTGAATATGTTCTATATGCATAATAAAATAAAATTAAGAGATTTATAATAATATATTTACTATACTTTTTTATTATTTCCAATTTCATAGGTAAACTCTATCTTATCATTATTATCTTTTATTTCTTTTATTAAGACTATATCGTATTCTTCTTTTAATTTATTTTCAAAAGAATATAGCATATCAATATTTTCTATATTACCTTTAACAGTCCATCTATCTTTGTTATACGCTATATCAGTATATTCTACTCCATATACTATACTTTTTAAAAATAGCTCTATATCTAAATATATAGGTTTCTTAAATATATTTTTTAAATCATTATTATAACTTTCTTTTTCTTCAACCATATTATTTAAACTTTCAATTTTATCTTTCATATCTGAACTTATTTGTGTATTTTTAATTATATATGTATTTAATAAATTCATATCATATTTACTATTTATAAATAAATAAAAAATAACATTAATTATAGCTAATATAAAAATAAATATATATATCCCTTTTATATCTAATCTATATTTCAAATAATTACTATGCACATACTTGACATCATAAGTTCTTAATTTATTCCACACCTCTTCTTCTGATATTATAAGGACATGGTCAGGAAAATCCTGACCCTGTTCTAAATCACTTTTAGCAAAATTTGTGGTTTCTATTTTTTCAAGTTTATGACTATATTTAATCATATATGAAATATCATCATATACTATAAAAATATTAGTATTATTATATTCAGATAAAAATAATTCTAAATAATGGCTTAAATATATTTTATTAAATTTTGATCTTTTTCTAAATTTACATAACTCATCTAAAATTTCTTTTTTTATACGTACTTTATTATTTTCTATATTAAAAAAACAAATATCAGCTATCAAGTATATGTTAATATCATTTGACAAATTTAATTCATTAAAAATATCTTCTAACTCAAAGTTAATATCCGAATAAGAATTAACATAATTATTACCATCAAATTCTAAATATATACTTTCCTTAGATATGTATACCAATAAATTCTTATCCAATAACATCACCATCAAAACCTAAATCCTTAACAACTATTTTATTATTATTTAGTAATTTTATTTTTTCCTTTTTTAATACTTCAAAATCACCTATTTTTTTATAAAGACCTATATCTAATATATTTTTGCTAGTTTGATCTATATACTTTATTCTATATCCTCCCAAACTTACTCCATTATTAAATATTAAATGTTCTAAAATATATCCTTTTTCTATTTTAGTAAGTCCTGTATCAAAATAACTATTATCATCTAAAATTTCTATATTTTTAATATCTGAAATACTTAGAAATAAGGTTGATAATTTTTTAGATAACTTATCAAAATCAAAAACAGATTTTGCAAGTATCTTTTCATTTCTATTTAAATCTTTTATAACCTCATTTTTAAAATCATAATTTCTAGATATATTATTAAATATTTTTATTTTAGACTGATTATATATAACTATAGAAGTAGAAATAGTCGTGAATATAAAGCTAATTATCAATATATATATTAAACTTAACCCACTATTTTTTTGTTTCATAGTTTTATCACCTTCTCAAATTTAACCCCCTTGTATTCTAAATCAACAATTAAAAGATCATTAACATTAGAAAATTTTACTTCATCACATTCAAGTATCTTAATATTTTTCCCATACTTACCATCTATTTTCTTAGAATTAGATATATATATACCATTATTTTTAAATTCATATTTTATATAACTTCCATGCTTTCTTACAATTATACTATTATCACTTATACTAATATCATTACTAGCTATATCACGTAACTTTATAGTTTTATATAGTTCTTCAAAAAAATCTATTTCTATTTTCAATTGATTATAGTCTTCATTAATATTAAATTTATTTTTAAATATATATACTGTATATCGATTTATAAAAAATATTATCAAAAGAAAAATAAATAGACTAACTATACCTTCAAGCAATAAATACCCCTTATTATTCTTTTGGAACATACATTCCTTCCTCATTATTAACCTCTATAGCATAACCTTTAAATTCATTTAGCATCCCACTATTCATATTATTAGGAGTTATACTTAAGTTGTATTTAGTATTAGTATTTTCAAATTTTATGGAAATGTCTAAATAAATCAAAAGATCTGATATATTTTTAAACTCTTTATTTTTGCACGAAAGCTTATTAATCTTTTCATTAGAAAACATCTTTATATGTTCTATAATATTTTTTTCTAATCTTCTATTTTCTATTTTTTTATTTATATTAATATTTAGTTTATATATACTAATAAATGTATTTGATAATGGTATCAAAAGTATGAGTAGCATAGAAATTGATATAACTAACTCAATTAAACTTTCCCCTTTATTTTTTATAACCCCATAAAAATCATTCCTAGTATAAGCATAGGTGCAAATGGTATATACTTATCTTTTTTACCTATAAGTTTTATTATTAGTATATATATAAGTGAAATAATACAAACTAAAGTAAAATATGTATATAGGTAGGAAACTGTAACCATTCCCTTATATAACCCTAATAATATAATTAATTTAATATCACCTAAACCTATAAGTTCTTTATCTAAATGTACTTCTAATAACCATATTAAAAATAATGGAAAACTATATATAGCCATTCCTACATACATGCTTTCTATACTTTTAAAATTAAAAATACATATTATTAAAAGTAACAAAAGTAATCTATCTGGTATTATCTTATATCTAAAATCATAATATGAAATAAGTATAAAAATTATGAAAAGAACTATTTTATAACTTACCATTTAAAGTATACTTAGTAGCTTGTGGTTCAGTTACATTAGCCACTACCTTTTCATTTTCTAAATTAAAAGTTCCTACAAATTTTCCAACTTTAAAACTAGAACTTCCAACTTGCATATTAACTCCAAGATTTTCAGATCCAACTTCTTTTATTATCTCACCAATTTCAAGTTTAGACTTATTTTCAGCTTGCATTAATATAGCTGTATTATTAAGTTCCGTAACAGCAGATATTATCTTGGTTTCATTAGCCTTGTCTATATACTTAGTAATTTGTGGAACTGCAAGTGTTGTTAAAATCCCTATTATTGAAATAACACATATCATTTCAAGCAGAGTAAAACCTCCAAATACAATTTTCTTTCGTCGTAGTCTTTTCATTTTTCCCCCTTCCTTAATTTATTTTATAATTTTTCTTCTAAAAAGTCAATTATTTTTTAAATTATTTTTAATTTATTTCAAATTAAGTATTATCATTCTTTATTATTTAAATTTCCATAAAATATAGAAAAAACAACAGTTCCTATAGTAGCTATTAAAGTTGCAACCCCCATTTAGAAATATCTATATTTATTTTACTAATATTTCCTTTAATCATTTCCTTATCATTCTTAATAAAATTCATTGGATATTTACTATATTTCTCTTTACCATTACCAAATATAATGATATCTTTAACACTACTTAATAATTTTTTTAAATATTTCATAACTTTACTCCCTTTCATTGTTTGAATTAGACTATCATAAAATATTAATTAAGTCAATTTATATCAACTTAAATGAACTTTGCCAAAAATAATAAAATTTTGTAATAAAAAAGGTTAGATTTAATAAATTTCTAAATCTAACCCATGTATCTAACTTAACATATATTTTTGTAATTTTCTTGAAGATAGAGCAAGTACTAATGTTCCTATAATTAATATAGTTGATAATGCATTAATAGTTGGACTAACTCCAAATTTTAACATTGAATATATTTGTATAGGTAAAGTATCTGAATTTGTACCTGTAACAAAACTTGTTATTACAAAGTCATCTAATGATAAAGTCATAGACATTAAGAATGCAGATACTATTCCTGGTGTCATAGTCGGTAATATAACCTTATTTAAAGTTTGAAATTCCGTTGCACCTAAATCACGACTAGCTTCAACTATAGAAAAATCAAACTCTGATAATCTAGACATTATAATAAACAATGAAAATGGAATATTAAATGTCGTATGTGCTATAAATATTGTTAACATCCCTAAAGGAACTTTTGCAAAATTCATATTAAAGAATAAAAGTAAAGAAACTCCTATTATTAAATCTGGTATTATAAGAGGGATATAGTTTAATACTTTTACATATCCTTTTAATTTAAAATTATACCATTTTATACCTATAGCCCCAAATAAGGCAATAATAACAGATATAATAGAAGATGTAATAGCTATTATTAAACTTCTACCAAATGCTTGCCAAAGTCTTGGAGATCTAAAAAATAATTCTATATACCATCTAAGTGAAAATGACTTAAACTCATATGCCTTAGTTGAATTAAATGATAAAACCATTAACATTATTATTGGTAAATAAAAGAATAACATAACTAGTATAAAAAATAACAGTGAAATTCTTCTTTTTTCATTCATTATTCATCACCATCCTTATCTGCTTTCATACCTATCCATACAAATATAGATGTTACTAATATAAATAATGTAGATATAGCTGATGCAGAAGGCCAGTCTCTTAAACTAAACATCTTAGATGCTATAACATTACCAAGCATTAATCCATCAGTTCCTCCTACTAAATCAGGAACAGCATATGAACCTATTGCAGGAACAAATGTTAAAACTAATGCAGTCATAATTCCATTTTTTATACCCGGTATAAATATTTTCAAATGAGCTTTAAAGTTACTAGCTCCTAAATCTCTTGCTGCCTCTATTAATGAAAAATCAAATTTTTCTATAGCTGTATATAAAGGTAATATTGCATAAGGTAAGAATATATATACACTTATAATTATTACTGCTGCTTTATTATACAATAGTTCAAGAGGTCTATCTAAAAAGAATATTTTCATTAAAAGCTTATTTATTATCCCGTTATTACCTATAAGAGCGATTATAGAAAATACTCTTACTAAAAAGTTAGTCCAAAAAGGTATGATAACTAATAATAAATATAAATTTTTCCTTTTAGATCTTGATATAAAATAAGATGTTGGTAGTGCCAGTATTATTGTAATTAAAGTAATAATAACTGATAAATTTAAAGTCTTAATTACTATATTAAATATATCTGGTGATGAAAATATATTAATATAAGATTTTAAAGTAAAACTTGTATAATTATTTATTCCACCATAAGCACTTTTTTTCAAAAAACTAAAATATACTATAATTGCAGTTGGTATTGCAAAGAAAACACTCATCCATATAGTTATAGGAAGAAAATATAAATATCTTAGCTTAGAATTTTCTTGTAAAACATTCTTCTTAGCCATTATAGTACCTCCACTAGATAAGCATCTTCATAATTCCAGTAAAAATACACCTTTTCTTTCCAAACGAATAGTTCTTCTTCTTCTAAAAATTCTCTATGTTGATCAAATGCTCTAATAATTCTATTTGAACCATCAACTTTAATAAATAATTTAGATTGGAATCCTGAATATATAACTTCATCTACTATTCCAGTTAAAACCTTATACTTAGGATTTTCACGTGGTGGTTTAATATCAACCTTAATTTTTTCAGGTCTTAAAGTTAATTTAACCTTATCTCCTACTTTTACAGGCTTATCAAGTTCAACCTTAAATTCACCTATTTCATCTGAAATTGCTACTGCATGTTTTTCATGTACCTCAGTTATTTCTCCAGTTAAGAAATTAGTTTCACCTATGAAATCTGCTATAAATTCATCATTAGGTTTTTCATAAATTTCATTAGGAGTTCCTACTTGTAGTATATCTCCTTTATTCATTACTGCAATTCTATCTGATACAGATAATGCCTCTTCTTGATCATGAGTTACAAACACAAATGTTATTCCAACTTCATCATGTATAGTATCTAATTCTATTAATAATTTTTGTCTAAGTTTAGCATCAAGCGCAGATAAAGGTTCATCTAATAATAAAACATCTGGTTTACCTATTAATGCACGTGCTATAGAAACTCTTTGTTTTTGTCCTCCTGATAAATTTTCAGGGAATTTATTTCTATGTTCTGTTAAACCTACTAAATCTAAATATTTTAAGACTTGTGTTTCAATTTCTGATTTAGCTACTCCTTTTAATTTTAAAGGGAATGCAACATTATCAAATACACTCATTGTTGGAAATAAAGCATAATTTTGAAATACTGTATTTACATTTCTTTTTTCTGGAGGTAATTTATCTATTCTTACCCCATTTACTGATATTTCACCAGTATCTGGATATATAAATCCAGCAATCATTCTTAAAAGTGTTGTTTTACCACAACCACTTGGTCCTAATATTGAGAAAAATTCACCTTTTTTGATAGTTAAACTAACATCTTTTAAAATTTTATCTCCACCAAAACTCTTTGATACATTCTTAATAATTAAATCTTTTTCCAATTATCATTCTCCTTTCAAAATTAGTTTTTAGCAAAAAATTCTTTTGCTAATTCTTTTAAATAATATACATCTTTTATTCCACAAAGTTCTCTAACTGAATGCATAGCAAGCATAGGTATACCTAAATCAATTGCTTCAACATCTAAGTGAGTTGAAGATATAGGTCCTATTGTAGATCCTCCTATTTCATTTGATTGATTTACAAAATATTGTATTTTAATATCTGTATTATCTATAACTTGTTTTATAACTCCTATAGAGTATGCATCTGAAGTGTATCTTTGATTAGCACTCATTTTAATTGATACTCCTTCATTCATTTTACCACAATTTGTAGGATCAGTTTTCACCATATGAGCTGGATGTGCAGCATGCGCACCATCTGCTGATAACATAAATGAAGATGAAAGCATAGTTAAGAAATCATTTCTAGTATATCCTAAACCATAAATTATTCTTTCAAGTATATTTATTAAATAATTTGAATCAGCACCCTGTTTAGTAGCTGAACCTATTTCTTCATTATCAAATCCTACAAAAACATTAATTTTATTATCAATATTTTCATTTTCTATCATACCTATAAGTCCGGCATAAACTGAAACTAAGTTATCTAATTTAGGAGCACTGATTAATTCCTTATTAATACCTACTAAGTCACCTTTTTCAGTGGCATATAGATATAAGTCGAAATCAAGTATATCTTCATAATTAATTTCAGATTTACTTGCTATAAATTTAAGTAGGTAGTTTTCTTTTTCAAAACTTTCATTTATTAAAGATATAATAGGTAATGTATCATTTTGTCTATCTATTTTAACTCCATTATTAACTTCTCTATTTTGATGTATAGCTAGATTAGGAATAGTAAGTATTTTATCTTCTATAGAAATAATTTTAACTTCTGGTCTAAATGTCTTTTTAGACTTGATTATTAATCTACCTGCTATAGATAAAGGTCTATCAAACCAAGTATTTAATATTGGTCCCCCATATACCTCAGTATTTAATCTAACTACTCCGTTAGT from Pseudostreptobacillus hongkongensis encodes the following:
- a CDS encoding M18 family aminopeptidase; amino-acid sequence: MKKIKELSVKTYAKDLIEFIDESPSAYHVINNSVDLLLENKFEELNINEKWELKEGGKYFVKKSDSTILSFTIGKKLDLSNGFRIFGSHTDSPGFRIKPNPEMITNGVVRLNTEVYGGPILNTWFDRPLSIAGRLIIKSKKTFRPEVKIISIEDKILTIPNLAIHQNREVNNGVKIDRQNDTLPIISLINESFEKENYLLKFIASKSEINYEDILDFDLYLYATEKGDLVGINKELISAPKLDNLVSVYAGLIGMIENENIDNKINVFVGFDNEEIGSATKQGADSNYLINILERIIYGLGYTRNDFLTMLSSSFMLSADGAHAAHPAHMVKTDPTNCGKMNEGVSIKMSANQRYTSDAYSIGVIKQVIDNTDIKIQYFVNQSNEIGGSTIGPISSTHLDVEAIDLGIPMLAMHSVRELCGIKDVYYLKELAKEFFAKN
- a CDS encoding type II secretion system protein GspD, with protein sequence MKKLIILLLVISIVFPKNKYIKDEDMKKAKSISIEKVEKHVNKSKPKDNKIISEYRLQNLNTKDTIKNLNGLFDLELRELDNSIIMVGNKENILKLKEILHKIDRKKRQVLIKLNIIDTSYNLFDRLGFNWKLGSAKGENGYIAEFLDNKLSLGSLLNIGGNILDINIDALKEKGELSVKSTPSILVVEGSSGELKITDEMIINFGNKENKGIKSYEAGIIIKVKPKIVYKSYNEYIQMEIYTEISNFKLGTKSSNGKSQNILETEMIVKNNESIFIGGIESQGYKIYQNGVTGLSEIPIFGTFFKKRNNSKEKRSLYIEIESRIIE
- a CDS encoding ABC transporter ATP-binding protein, encoding MEKDLIIKNVSKSFGGDKILKDVSLTIKKGEFFSILGPSGCGKTTLLRMIAGFIYPDTGEISVNGVRIDKLPPEKRNVNTVFQNYALFPTMSVFDNVAFPLKLKGVAKSEIETQVLKYLDLVGLTEHRNKFPENLSGGQKQRVSIARALIGKPDVLLLDEPLSALDAKLRQKLLIELDTIHDEVGITFVFVTHDQEEALSVSDRIAVMNKGDILQVGTPNEIYEKPNDEFIADFIGETNFLTGEITEVHEKHAVAISDEIGEFKVELDKPVKVGDKVKLTLRPEKIKVDIKPPRENPKYKVLTGIVDEVIYSGFQSKLFIKVDGSNRIIRAFDQHREFLEEEELFVWKEKVYFYWNYEDAYLVEVL
- a CDS encoding type II secretion system F family protein; amino-acid sequence: MKFKQYFIIKLESLVSADVELIEALNILINIFKDSEKQKIIKIKKLLESGNSLVRSFSELSTDKELKMFMKIAEKSGNLKEVLKILKEKYEFEDNLKKETLNILIYPIMILLLSVIILLVMLIFIVPQFVEIYKEMNAELPKITKIVIYLSELIFNEYIYIIFFLISIIFLLLLIKKKFKEEIDKYVLYIPYFKNKYLLEFSQNIYILLLSGLDLVEALNYNVDIDNTYLRREYKKISVKLSKGVNIHKTFYSCPIFNEEYVSFIEIGERTGNLKKNFEYLKKIYMEKITVESKMFIKIIEPLSIILIAFFISIIIFSIMLPIFKMGDNII
- a CDS encoding ABC transporter permease, which produces MAKKNVLQENSKLRYLYFLPITIWMSVFFAIPTAIIVYFSFLKKSAYGGINNYTSFTLKSYINIFSSPDIFNIVIKTLNLSVIITLITIILALPTSYFISRSKRKNLYLLLVIIPFWTNFLVRVFSIIALIGNNGIINKLLMKIFFLDRPLELLYNKAAVIIISVYIFLPYAILPLYTAIEKFDFSLIEAARDLGASNFKAHLKIFIPGIKNGIMTALVLTFVPAIGSYAVPDLVGGTDGLMLGNVIASKMFSLRDWPSASAISTLFILVTSIFVWIGMKADKDGDE
- a CDS encoding ABC transporter permease, with the protein product MNEKRRISLLFFILVMLFFYLPIIMLMVLSFNSTKAYEFKSFSLRWYIELFFRSPRLWQAFGRSLIIAITSSIISVIIALFGAIGIKWYNFKLKGYVKVLNYIPLIIPDLIIGVSLLLFFNMNFAKVPLGMLTIFIAHTTFNIPFSLFIIMSRLSEFDFSIVEASRDLGATEFQTLNKVILPTMTPGIVSAFLMSMTLSLDDFVITSFVTGTNSDTLPIQIYSMLKFGVSPTINALSTILIIGTLVLALSSRKLQKYMLS
- a CDS encoding prepilin-type N-terminal cleavage/methylation domain-containing protein, with translation MKRLRRKKIVFGGFTLLEMICVISIIGILTTLAVPQITKYIDKANETKIISAVTELNNTAILMQAENKSKLEIGEIIKEVGSENLGVNMQVGSSSFKVGKFVGTFNLENEKVVANVTEPQATKYTLNGKL
- a CDS encoding prepilin peptidase, with translation MVSYKIVLFIIFILISYYDFRYKIIPDRLLLLLLIICIFNFKSIESMYVGMAIYSFPLFLIWLLEVHLDKELIGLGDIKLIILLGLYKGMVTVSYLYTYFTLVCIISLIYILIIKLIGKKDKYIPFAPMLILGMIFMGL